In the Cydia fagiglandana chromosome 14, ilCydFagi1.1, whole genome shotgun sequence genome, one interval contains:
- the LOC134670856 gene encoding uncharacterized protein LOC134670856: MLHVRRHKLNRTHDAYDVDGRALEDFDDSVGIRIDACMMMDGGCKPFMTVAYHCARKFINVAARENMRRALVLAGVDPPEFPIPKGEYEVRNFVLDMENLSKQGVYGDFVSDAFLTKDGQDVACLKLLLRFEQLDDWPPLTWLKSGYP; encoded by the exons ATGTTGCACGTGCGTCGACACAAGCTCAACCGCACGCACGACGCGTACGATGTTGACGGCCGGGCGTTGGAAGATTTCGATGATTCGGTCGGC ATTCGCATAGATGCATGTATGATGATGGACGGCGGTTGTAAACCTTTCATGACCGTGGCGTACCACTGCGCGCGCAAGTTCATCAACGTAGCCGCCAGAGAGAACATGAGGCGAGCGCTCGTACTTGCTGGGGTTGACCCGCCTGAATTCCCCATCCCAAAA GGAGAATACGAAGTGAGGAACTTCGTTTTAGACATGGAGAACCTGTCTAAGCAGGGCGTCTACGGTGACTTTGTTTCGGATGCATTTTTAACGAAAGATGGACAGGATGTGGCGTGCTTGAAGCTCTTGCTTCGGTTTGAGCAATTGGATGACTGGCCACCGCTGACATGGTTAAAGAGTGGCTACCCTTAA
- the LOC134670855 gene encoding uncharacterized protein LOC134670855 produces MLLPLGLIGIILCSFLTLRVSGKRMMGIGRWSVSDVQPCANDAEMPWMMRVRRHELNRTYDAYDADVHTLADFDDSVGIRISTCMMMDGVCENFQTLNHGCARILIYFAARDNVWRALEAFGIDPPDFPIPQGEYHAENFVLDLSHLNDYSLYGNFSSEVSLFKEEQDVACLKVAIRFEPLEDASPPE; encoded by the exons ATGCTTTTACCTCTCGGCTTAATAGGCATTATTTTATGTAGTTTTCTGACACTTCGTGTGTCAGGAAAGAGGATGATG GGCATAGGCAGATGGTCAGTGTCGGACGTGCAGCCGTGTGCGAATGACGCAGAGATGCCGTGGATGATGCGCGTGCGCCGACACGAGCTCAACCGCACATACGACGCTTATGACGCTGATGTCCACACATTAGCCGATTTCGACGATTCAGTCGGA ATACGCATAAGTACATGCATGATGATGGACGGGGTATGCGAAAATTTCCAGACCTTGAATCATGGCTGCGCGCGTATACTAATATATTTTGCTGCGAGAGATAACGTATGGAGAGCACTGGAGGCCTTCGGCATAGATCCGCCTGACTTCCCCATACCACAA GGAGAGTACCACGCGGAGAACTTCGTGTTGGACTTAAGCCACCTGAATGACTACAGTCTATACGGCAACTTCAGTTCAGAGGTCAGCTTATTTAAGGAGGAGCAGGATGTGGCGTGCTTGAAGGTTGCCATCAGGTTCGAGCCGCTCGAAGACGCGTCACCGCCGGAATGA
- the LOC134670921 gene encoding uncharacterized protein LOC134670921, protein MNIGLKPIDIFILTENIFGLYKNISTFSKLRKTIAITIIFIELSLCLYVIYTIDFNNFKNVFLTFFFQLNSIVSISVSCYYSKAYMKFINCLNSNDILVDFLHDKIYFKRLASHFKLGLKRICGYIFLYIVTIIISEIYDVHIVVRKGEQRVVLFGRALSVLRLHVEYNFICFTFHTISEQLQCITRSVVGRNLYHCEDGDVTHTINIEKWRQNYINVKKCTIFLNEIIGIQLASSFCIVAMRFITTSYSAVVYGLKGYLNVGMLLYYGGVCISMWIIYATVQAAQSVQNSVSALTRCFKLLFVLEQANEHADENKLKIVKQLLQIVTTRPIKVKTFGGIDVNMTLIPACLSIVAIYTIIALQFNKIV, encoded by the exons ATGAATATCGGACTGAAGCCaattgacatatttattttaacagaAAACATTTTTGGTCTGTACAAAAATATAAGCACGTTTAGCAAGCTAAGAAAAACCATTGCAATCACCATAatttttattgaattatcttTGTGTTTATACGTTATTTATACTATTGATTTCAACAATTTTAAAAACGTATTTTTGACTTTCTTCTTTCAGTTAAATTCTATTGTATCTATTTCGGTGTCCTGTTACTATTCAAAAGCGTATATGAAATTTATCAATTGCCTAAATTCCAACGATATACTTGTTGATTTTTTACATGACAAGATATATTTCAAACGCTTGGCTTCACATTTTAAACTTGGCCTCAAGCGCATCTGCGGATATATATTTCTTTATATTGTGACGATAATAATTTCTGAAATTTACGATGTACACATTGTAGTCCGCAAAGGGGAACAAAGAGTTGTCCTTTTTGGCAGAGCACTAAGTGTGCTTCGTTTACATGTAGAATACAATTTTATATGCTTTACATTCCATACTATATCTGAACAACTGCAATGCATAACGAGATCTGTTGTTGGAAGAAATTTATATCATTGTGAAGATGGCGACGTAAcacatacaataaatatagagAAATGGCgccaaaattacataaatgtcaaaaaatgcACTATCTTCTTAAATGAAATAATTGGCATACAG TTGGCTTCATCGTTTTGTATCGTTGCAATGCGCTTTATTACCACAAGCTACAGTGCAGTAGTTTATGGGCTCAAA GGCTACCTCAATGTTGGAATGTTGCTGTATTACGGTGGGGTGTGCATTTCCATGTGGATAATATATGCAACCGTACAGGCAGCGCAGAGTGTACAAAACAGCGTCAGCGCTCTGACGCGTTGCTTCAAACTGCTTTTCGTACTAGAACAAGCGAATGAACATGCAG ATGAAAATAAGTTAAAGATAGTAAAACAGCTTTTGCAAATAGTTACAACGCGACCAATAAAAGTAAAAACCTTTGGTGGTATTGACGTCAACATGACGCTGATTCCCGCGTGCCTCAGCATCGTCGCGATCTACACTATCATCGCTCTCCAGTTCAACAAAATCGTGTAA
- the LOC134670473 gene encoding uncharacterized protein LOC134670473, whose amino-acid sequence MPLSAAEKQRRYKEKLKKDPEKYEEYKKKKRECYHAKKKLVKDLTPKEHYNAKIIWKLRKKNLRQNKKNLSRVLEVTPPSSPVTAQDILENNPQEMGHMEETNREELRESEELHNKTVDKKRERGRKKIRRDRTKLYKENLKLKQENQKLKMASEKYKQRYFRQKRKYRKITSHESDEAKYNILTNAIKDRYQKIKKAKEKRLLRSIFENVAKPKRKEIMKETLGLTGGLRENENIKSLIRGEKLLKNIVQDFFLRDDVSRATAGKKETITKAKIKAQKSL is encoded by the exons ATGCCATTGTCAGCCGCCGAAAAACAAAGACGCTATAAAGAAAAGTTAAAGAAGGACCCGGAGAAATATGAGgaatataaaaagaaaaaaagagaATGTTATCACGCAAAGAAGAAGTTAGTGAAGGACCTGACTCCGAAAGAACACTATAATGCTAAAATAATATGGAAACTAAGAAAAAAGAATTTAAGGCAAAACAAGAAAAATCTAAGTCGTGTTCTCGAAGTCACACCTCCAAGTTCACCAGTAACTGCACAGGATATTTTGGAAAACAACCCTCAAGAAATGGGTCATATGGAAGAAACTAATAGAGAAGAATTGAGGGAAAGTGAAGAGCTTCATAATAAAACCGTAGACAAAAAGAGGGAAAGAGGCCGAAAGAAAATCCGAAGAGATCGCacaaaattatacaaagaaaatttaaaattaaagcaagaaaaccaaaaactaaaaatggcGTCTGAAAAGTATAAACAACGTTATTTTAGACAAAAACGCAAATATCGTAAAATAACATCACATGAAAGTGATGAGGCGAAATACAATATCTTAACAAACGCCATAAAAGATagatatcagaaaattaagAAAGCCAAAGAAAAGAGACTATTGAGAAGTATTTTTGAAAATGTCGCAAAGCCCAAAAGAAAAGAAATAATGAAGGAAACTCTTGGGTTGACTGGTGGTTTAAGGGAAAACGAAAACATCAAAAGCTTAATACGTGGAGAGAAGCTGTTGAAAAATATTGTTCAAGATTTTTTCCTTCGAGATGACGTATCACGAGCGACTGCGGggaaaaaagaaacaataacAAAGGCAAAGATAAAAGCCCAAAAGAG TTTGTAA
- the LOC134670575 gene encoding uncharacterized protein LOC134670575 — MRQVTACYSAVVYGLKGYLNVGMLLFYGGLCISIWIIYATVQAAQSVQNSVSALTHSFKLLFVLEQANEYADENKLKIVKQLLQIVTTRPIKVKAFGGIDVNMTLIPACLSIVAVYTIIALQFNKIV, encoded by the exons ATGCGCCAGGTTACCGCATGCTACAGTGCAGTAGTTTATGGGCTCAAA GGCTACCTCAATGTTGGAATGTTGCTGTTTTACGGTGGGTTGTGCATTTCCATATGGATAATATATGCAACCGTACAGGCAGCGCAGAGTGTACAAAACAGCGTCAGCGCTCTGACGCACAGCTTCAAACTGCTTTTCGTACTAGAACAAGCGAATGAATATGCAG ATGAAAATAAGCTAAAGATAGTAAAACAGCTTTTGCAAATAGTTACAACGCGACCAATAAAAGTAAAAGCCTTTGGTGGTATTGACGTCAACATGACGCTGATTCCCGCGTGCCTCAGCATCGTCGCGGTCTACACTATCATCGCTCTCCAGTTCAACAAAATCGTGTAA